The following coding sequences lie in one Gemmatimonadota bacterium genomic window:
- a CDS encoding ATP-binding cassette domain-containing protein, with protein MITVDGVTKRFGDLTAVDAVSFEIDRGEVVGFLGPNGAGKTTTMRMLTGGLEPDEGTIRFDGRPLQDDVVGARRRIGFLPESNPLYEDMLVCEYLEYTGRLRDLAGPDLVRAVRDAAEETDLSAVFFRPIAELSKGYRQRVGLAGAILHRPELLVLDEPTEGLDPNQRVEIRKLVSTLGRERTVLLSTHVMAEVEATCSRLLILAGGALVADGTVQELAAGRRGGATLVIEAEGDQVEATLRTLSGVSTVAADPVEGRVRVTLTTTGDTELRPRIFALAKEHGWVLWELHQERASLEDLFRQLTAGGEPR; from the coding sequence GTGATCACGGTCGACGGAGTGACCAAGCGCTTCGGCGATCTCACCGCGGTCGACGCGGTCAGCTTCGAGATCGATCGCGGAGAAGTGGTGGGCTTTCTCGGACCCAACGGCGCCGGAAAGACCACGACCATGCGCATGCTGACCGGGGGCCTCGAGCCGGACGAGGGTACGATCCGCTTCGACGGACGCCCGCTCCAGGACGACGTGGTGGGCGCCCGGCGCCGCATCGGCTTCCTTCCCGAGTCCAATCCCCTGTACGAGGACATGCTGGTCTGCGAGTACCTGGAGTACACGGGCCGGCTGCGCGACCTCGCTGGTCCGGACCTCGTGCGCGCGGTGCGGGACGCCGCCGAGGAGACGGATCTGAGCGCCGTGTTCTTCCGGCCCATCGCCGAGCTCTCCAAGGGATACCGGCAGCGCGTCGGGCTGGCCGGCGCCATCCTGCACCGCCCGGAGCTGTTGGTGTTGGACGAGCCCACGGAAGGGCTCGACCCCAATCAGCGGGTCGAGATCCGCAAGCTGGTCAGCACGCTGGGACGCGAGCGTACCGTTCTGCTCAGCACCCACGTGATGGCCGAAGTCGAAGCGACCTGCTCTCGATTGCTCATCCTCGCGGGCGGGGCCCTGGTCGCCGACGGCACGGTGCAGGAGCTGGCCGCAGGACGCAGAGGTGGGGCGACCCTGGTGATCGAGGCGGAAGGTGACCAGGTGGAAGCCACGCTGCGCACGTTGAGCGGCGTGTCGACCGTCGCGGCAGACCCGGTCGAGGGACGCGTGCGCGTCACGTTGACCACGACCGGTGACACCGAGCTGCGTCCTCGGATCTTCGCGCTTGCCAAGGAACACGGCTGGGTGTTGTGGGAGCTGCACCAGGAGCGGGCCAGCCTCGAGGACCTCTTCCGGCAATTGACCGCGGGAGGAGAGCCCCGATGA
- a CDS encoding Gfo/Idh/MocA family oxidoreductase produces MDGRAPQEWGRREWLKLGAVGLGAAALTTGCRSEAAAGASAASGVATAAPAEPFRAPALERVRVGFVGVGGMGSVHVRNLLEIAGVDLVAVCDIRPEHAERARTWAVEKGQAPPELYTRGERDFERMCAEADLDLVYNATPWDFHVPICLAAMSNGKHAATEVPAALTLEDCWALVEAAERHQRHCVMMENCNYSRSELMVLNMVRQGVLGEILHGEGGYLHDLRDIKFADEGEGLWRREWSKTTNANLYPTHGLGPVANCMDINRGDRFQTLVSMSSPSRGLQEWAREHYPEGHPKRQESYALGDVNVSLIQTALGRTIYVGHDTNLPRPYSRIHTVQGTKGLFQGYPDRVYVEGMSDPHSWSTIEEFRDRYEHPLWVRELAEQAERPGHGGMDFLEDQRLIYCLRNGLPTDMNVYDAAALSAVIDLSRQSVAQGGAPQDFPDFTRGRWQEWPAWEIVSEV; encoded by the coding sequence ATGGACGGACGCGCACCGCAGGAGTGGGGACGTAGGGAGTGGCTCAAGCTTGGAGCTGTCGGTCTCGGTGCGGCTGCGTTGACGACGGGCTGCCGCTCAGAGGCTGCGGCGGGCGCCAGTGCCGCCAGTGGCGTTGCCACCGCTGCGCCGGCGGAACCCTTCCGGGCGCCCGCACTCGAACGGGTCCGCGTCGGATTCGTGGGGGTAGGCGGGATGGGATCCGTCCACGTCCGCAACCTGCTCGAGATCGCCGGCGTCGATCTGGTAGCCGTCTGTGATATTCGGCCGGAGCATGCAGAGCGGGCCCGGACCTGGGCGGTCGAGAAGGGACAGGCGCCGCCGGAGCTCTACACCCGGGGCGAGCGGGACTTCGAGCGCATGTGCGCGGAGGCCGATCTCGACCTCGTGTACAACGCCACGCCCTGGGACTTCCATGTCCCGATCTGTCTGGCGGCGATGAGCAACGGGAAGCACGCCGCCACGGAAGTGCCGGCCGCGCTGACGCTGGAGGACTGCTGGGCGCTGGTCGAGGCGGCGGAACGGCACCAGCGCCACTGCGTCATGATGGAGAACTGCAACTACAGCCGCTCAGAGCTGATGGTCCTCAACATGGTCCGGCAGGGGGTGCTGGGCGAGATCCTGCACGGTGAAGGCGGCTACCTGCACGACCTCCGCGACATCAAGTTCGCTGACGAGGGCGAGGGCCTCTGGCGCCGGGAGTGGTCCAAGACCACCAACGCGAACCTCTACCCGACCCATGGACTGGGGCCGGTGGCCAACTGCATGGACATCAACCGCGGCGACCGCTTCCAGACGCTGGTCTCCATGAGCAGCCCGTCTCGCGGGCTGCAGGAGTGGGCCCGCGAGCACTATCCGGAGGGGCATCCCAAGCGTCAGGAGAGCTACGCGCTGGGAGACGTGAACGTCAGCCTGATCCAGACGGCGCTGGGGCGGACGATCTACGTCGGTCACGACACCAACCTGCCGCGCCCCTATTCCCGCATCCATACCGTGCAGGGGACCAAGGGACTGTTCCAGGGCTATCCGGATCGGGTCTACGTGGAAGGCATGAGCGACCCGCACAGTTGGTCCACGATCGAGGAGTTCCGGGACCGCTACGAGCATCCGCTCTGGGTGCGCGAGCTCGCGGAGCAGGCGGAACGCCCCGGCCATGGCGGGATGGACTTTCTGGAGGATCAGCGACTGATCTACTGTCTGCGCAACGGACTCCCCACGGACATGAACGTCTACGACGCAGCCGCTCTGTCCGCGGTCATCGATCTCTCGAGACAGTCCGTGGCCCAGGGCGGAGCGCCCCAGGACTTCCCTGACTTCACACGCGGTCGCTGGCAGGAGTGGCCCGCCTGGGAGATCGTCAGCGAGGTCTGA
- a CDS encoding SprT family zinc-dependent metalloprotease — protein MAASHSETEILALLRKRGAKHLKHVRFRANRSTIWSLTQDGGVLNLHVGYRRAPKQVLEAFAVIASSARGTSASYRRATAIVRNWPGLESAMEELAIQSGDPRLLRLEPGPCIGSEAQRSFLRRMYRHLNRQRFAGVLPDDLPVRVSGRMVSRLGQMVPGLRFGRRVVIELALNVDLFLAGNDRELVETFAHEMAHAADYLLSGRQGHGASWKRWARIAGCEPVACTHHPIRHRTSLRQVVTRVPPWPFSGRRRSDSVRIADPLRPPLPMQLNLFQ, from the coding sequence GTGGCCGCGTCTCATTCGGAAACCGAGATTCTGGCGCTGCTTCGCAAGCGTGGTGCCAAACACCTCAAGCACGTGCGCTTCCGAGCCAACCGGAGCACCATCTGGTCGCTCACCCAGGACGGCGGCGTGCTCAACCTTCACGTCGGATATCGCCGGGCACCGAAGCAGGTATTGGAGGCGTTCGCGGTCATCGCATCGAGCGCCCGCGGCACCTCGGCCTCCTACCGGCGAGCCACCGCCATCGTGCGCAACTGGCCCGGGTTGGAGTCGGCGATGGAGGAGCTGGCGATCCAGTCGGGGGACCCGCGGCTGCTTCGCCTGGAGCCGGGGCCCTGTATCGGTTCGGAGGCCCAACGCAGCTTCCTCCGCCGCATGTACCGACACCTGAATCGTCAGCGTTTTGCTGGGGTTTTGCCGGACGACCTGCCCGTGCGGGTGAGTGGACGGATGGTCTCCCGACTGGGCCAGATGGTGCCTGGGTTGCGCTTCGGACGCCGCGTCGTGATCGAGCTCGCACTCAACGTGGACCTCTTCCTCGCGGGGAACGACCGAGAGCTCGTGGAGACGTTCGCCCACGAGATGGCACACGCGGCCGACTACCTCCTCAGCGGGAGGCAGGGACACGGCGCGTCCTGGAAGCGGTGGGCGCGGATCGCGGGGTGCGAACCGGTCGCGTGCACCCACCACCCCATTCGCCATCGCACCTCGCTCCGACAGGTGGTCACGCGGGTGCCGCCCTGGCCGTTTTCGGGTCGGCGCCGGAGCGACTCGGTACGAATTGCCGATCCGCTGCGCCCACCGTTGCCGATGCAGCTCAACCTGTTTCAGTGA
- a CDS encoding Gldg family protein has product MKHVWTLARRELKGFFDHPTAYVLQIAFLALALFLAVRSIYANSLATLRPLFDLLPWLLAIFVPAVTMRSLAEERQTRTLEWLMAQPFDERTVVLGKFLGNWLFVVFTLACTLPLAAGVLLASDADPGIVVAQYLGSALLAALLVALGLWASSVTQNQITAFILATALSLTLVLIGAPVVRVGLPPRVAALLGELGVVRHFEGVARGVIDLRDVLYFMAGTVLFLVLAGFFLAKDRLSPTRAGFRRLRVGTAAAAVLALVVSLAGSNLPGRLDLTRGNLYTLSAGTRTIVAGLDDLVTIKLFMSRELPLEIQSTVRDVRDLVADFQRASDGRLQVGELDPDQDEAAAEEARSFGITPIEFNVLRDDEFQVKRGWFGLAVQYADKSEVIPLVDRTDDLELRLASAITTMTREGMPVVGWATGFGMRGQFEFQLARQVLSERYQIEAVSLQPDSSGVVESIEGVDVLLIATPTAPLDPAAVSRVREFVDAGHPALLLVKGLQLSPQAPTTLPVTTGLEEFLKEEGVELSTDVAFDLRSSQRISMGQQGMFSLIRSYAYWPIAFPAAEHPTVRDLSSLTFGWPSPLIITDSAHVTPLWTTTEAGGSVPAGSSVAPEIPLAPDAASLSPQILAAAVDGDRAGGAGRLIVVGDASFLEDQFLRADPQGVAFLANAVDWLGQDESLIDIRSKNRVPPPLVFSSDWGKNVLKWGCLVGIPALLVLLGAVRVGGRVSRARRQWGEAA; this is encoded by the coding sequence ATGAAACACGTGTGGACGCTGGCACGGCGTGAGCTCAAGGGGTTCTTCGATCACCCCACTGCCTACGTGCTCCAGATCGCGTTCCTGGCGTTGGCGCTGTTCCTGGCCGTGCGCAGCATCTACGCGAACTCACTCGCCACGCTGCGCCCCCTCTTCGATCTGCTGCCGTGGTTGCTGGCCATCTTCGTGCCGGCCGTGACCATGCGGTCCCTGGCGGAGGAGCGGCAGACGCGCACCCTCGAATGGCTCATGGCCCAACCGTTCGACGAGCGCACGGTGGTGCTGGGGAAGTTCCTGGGGAACTGGTTGTTCGTGGTCTTCACCCTGGCCTGTACCCTTCCCTTGGCTGCCGGAGTGCTGCTCGCCTCGGATGCGGACCCTGGCATCGTCGTCGCACAGTATCTCGGATCCGCGCTTCTGGCTGCGCTCCTGGTGGCGCTGGGATTGTGGGCCTCGTCGGTGACGCAGAACCAGATCACGGCGTTCATTCTCGCCACCGCCCTCAGCCTCACTCTGGTGCTGATCGGCGCCCCGGTGGTGCGGGTAGGACTCCCCCCCAGGGTGGCCGCTCTGCTGGGCGAGCTGGGCGTGGTCCGGCACTTCGAGGGAGTAGCCCGGGGCGTCATCGACCTGAGGGATGTTCTCTACTTCATGGCCGGGACGGTCCTCTTTCTCGTGCTCGCCGGCTTCTTCCTGGCCAAGGACCGCCTGAGCCCGACACGCGCCGGCTTCCGCCGGCTTCGCGTGGGGACTGCCGCCGCTGCGGTATTGGCGCTAGTGGTGAGCCTGGCGGGCTCCAATCTCCCCGGACGCCTCGACCTGACGAGGGGCAACCTGTACACGCTCTCGGCAGGCACCCGGACGATCGTGGCGGGACTCGACGATCTCGTGACCATCAAGCTGTTCATGTCCCGGGAGCTCCCCCTGGAGATCCAGTCCACGGTCCGCGACGTGCGGGACCTGGTCGCCGACTTCCAGCGCGCGTCCGACGGTAGGCTCCAGGTCGGCGAGCTCGATCCTGACCAGGACGAGGCCGCGGCCGAGGAGGCCCGCTCCTTCGGTATCACACCGATTGAGTTCAATGTGCTCAGGGACGACGAATTCCAGGTCAAACGCGGATGGTTCGGCCTGGCGGTGCAGTACGCAGACAAGAGCGAGGTCATTCCGCTGGTCGACCGCACGGACGATCTCGAGCTGCGCCTGGCCAGCGCCATCACCACCATGACCCGGGAAGGCATGCCCGTGGTCGGATGGGCCACCGGCTTTGGCATGCGCGGGCAGTTCGAGTTCCAACTCGCGCGGCAGGTCCTCTCCGAGCGCTACCAGATCGAGGCCGTGAGCCTCCAGCCCGACAGCAGCGGGGTGGTCGAATCCATCGAAGGCGTCGATGTGCTCCTGATTGCCACCCCTACCGCGCCGTTGGATCCGGCTGCCGTATCACGTGTGCGCGAGTTCGTGGACGCCGGACATCCGGCCCTGCTTCTGGTCAAAGGTCTTCAGCTCTCACCACAGGCGCCCACCACGTTGCCCGTGACCACGGGGCTGGAGGAGTTCCTGAAGGAGGAAGGCGTCGAGCTGAGCACCGATGTAGCGTTCGACCTTCGGTCCAGCCAACGGATCTCCATGGGGCAACAGGGCATGTTCTCCCTGATCCGCAGCTACGCCTACTGGCCCATCGCGTTCCCCGCGGCGGAGCACCCGACGGTGCGCGATCTGAGCTCACTCACGTTCGGCTGGCCCTCGCCGCTGATCATCACCGACAGCGCCCACGTGACGCCGCTGTGGACCACCACGGAGGCCGGCGGCTCCGTCCCCGCCGGGAGCTCGGTCGCACCTGAGATCCCACTCGCTCCCGACGCAGCGTCACTCTCCCCGCAGATCCTCGCCGCCGCCGTCGACGGGGATCGTGCCGGGGGAGCCGGCAGGCTGATCGTGGTGGGTGACGCCTCGTTCCTCGAAGACCAGTTCCTGCGGGCCGACCCACAGGGGGTCGCCTTCCTGGCCAACGCCGTGGATTGGCTCGGGCAGGACGAGAGCCTGATCGACATCCGCTCCAAGAACAGAGTGCCCCCACCGCTGGTCTTCTCCTCCGACTGGGGCAAGAACGTGCTCAAGTGGGGTTGTCTGGTGGGAATCCCCGCCTTGCTGGTGCTGCTGGGCGCGGTGCGGGTGGGCGGCCGCGTGAGCCGAGCGCGCAGACAATGGGGGGAAGCGGCATGA
- a CDS encoding pyridoxal-dependent decarboxylase encodes MDDTRKGTQPKQDEIPSVLALVMEEASAYLARLDQSPARTGDPEKALAHFDEPLPEVGSGALEALEELIGRGAPALLHSGGPRNYHFVMGGTTPAALGADLLAVTYDQAAYAWLSSPLATLLEQRSLEWLKQLFELPPSWTGVMTTGATMANFVALAAARQWWGERTGIDPALQGLSGAPPLPVLTSGYVHASAVKVMGLLGVGRASVRTFERDARGRVDLPGLERALRSLDGAPAVLIANAGEVNTGDFDPIAAFADLAERHGAWLHVDGAFGLFARISPRTRHLVEGVERADSVITDGHKWLNVPYDSGYAFVRDKGLLQRSFAYSAAYLQQPDDPRPNFGVLGPESSRRARAFAVWATLKAYGREGHRTMVEHHLDLAQHLARRVDQAPDLERLADVPLNIVCFRFHPGDLDEAALNEVNRALGEAIVADGRYFAGTTVLEGRVALRPALVNWRTGTEHMDGFVETVRELGRRVRAGR; translated from the coding sequence ATGGACGACACCAGGAAGGGCACGCAGCCGAAGCAGGACGAGATCCCGTCGGTCCTCGCGCTGGTGATGGAGGAGGCATCCGCCTATCTGGCGAGGCTGGACCAATCGCCGGCGCGGACGGGCGACCCCGAGAAGGCGCTCGCACACTTCGACGAGCCTCTCCCGGAGGTCGGTAGCGGAGCGCTGGAGGCGCTCGAAGAGCTGATCGGGCGCGGTGCCCCGGCGCTTCTGCACTCCGGGGGGCCGCGCAACTACCACTTCGTGATGGGTGGCACCACGCCCGCCGCGCTCGGTGCGGATCTGCTGGCCGTGACCTACGACCAGGCGGCCTACGCTTGGTTGTCCTCGCCGCTGGCCACCCTGCTGGAGCAGCGCTCCCTGGAGTGGCTGAAGCAGCTGTTCGAGCTGCCGCCTTCCTGGACCGGCGTCATGACCACGGGCGCCACCATGGCCAACTTCGTGGCCTTGGCGGCGGCGCGGCAGTGGTGGGGCGAGCGCACGGGGATCGATCCGGCCCTGCAGGGGCTCAGTGGCGCGCCGCCCCTGCCCGTCTTGACCAGCGGGTACGTACACGCCAGCGCCGTGAAGGTCATGGGGCTGCTGGGCGTTGGTCGAGCCTCGGTACGGACGTTCGAGCGAGATGCACGTGGACGAGTGGATCTGCCCGGGTTGGAGCGGGCTCTCCGGTCCCTGGACGGTGCGCCCGCGGTGCTCATCGCCAACGCCGGAGAGGTCAACACCGGTGATTTCGACCCGATCGCGGCGTTCGCCGATCTGGCCGAACGCCACGGGGCCTGGCTGCACGTGGACGGGGCCTTCGGTCTGTTCGCGCGCATCAGCCCCCGCACCCGCCATCTGGTGGAAGGGGTCGAGCGCGCCGACTCCGTGATCACGGATGGACACAAGTGGCTGAATGTGCCCTACGACAGCGGGTACGCCTTCGTGCGGGACAAGGGACTCCTGCAGCGCAGCTTCGCGTATTCGGCAGCCTACCTGCAGCAGCCGGACGATCCCAGGCCCAACTTCGGAGTCCTGGGACCCGAGAGCTCGCGACGCGCGCGCGCGTTCGCCGTCTGGGCGACGCTCAAGGCGTACGGTAGGGAGGGGCACCGCACGATGGTCGAGCACCACCTCGACCTGGCGCAGCACCTGGCGCGGCGGGTGGACCAGGCGCCCGACCTGGAGCGACTGGCGGACGTACCGCTCAACATCGTGTGCTTCCGTTTCCATCCGGGCGATCTGGATGAAGCAGCGCTGAACGAGGTGAACCGCGCGCTGGGCGAGGCGATCGTGGCCGACGGACGCTATTTCGCGGGGACGACCGTCCTGGAGGGCCGCGTGGCGCTGCGCCCCGCGCTCGTCAATTGGCGCACAGGCACCGAGCACATGGACGGATTCGTCGAGACGGTGCGGGAGTTGGGCCGCAGGGTCAGAGCAGGCCGCTGA
- a CDS encoding DUF4340 domain-containing protein, translating to MSERTLKRILMALAVALVVYSVLGIVQRVRRGSSGGGAGFARVLQSIDTAAVRAILLRGPTDSLALERAGSGWTVNGYESDPEAVTRFLRALASSDVAGVAANNPANHERLGVAGPDAWTLRLETVDGHPYEIILGKTGTRFGTAFARLPGEDAVVSLVGDLRPSTVRSLDQWRNKNVAAVDTARVATIQVETGSGGYTLNRDASAWTLGAATADSFTVATVLGEISRISATGFPTPSEEPAGERRTLVAIANEGDTLLALEGWVAPETFVVRRAGSGTLYELSQWRGDRMMPPPDSLRPR from the coding sequence ATGAGCGAACGCACGCTGAAACGGATCCTGATGGCGCTGGCCGTCGCCCTGGTCGTCTACTCGGTCCTGGGGATCGTGCAGCGCGTGCGTCGTGGCTCGAGCGGTGGTGGCGCCGGGTTCGCGCGCGTGCTGCAGAGCATCGACACCGCTGCGGTCCGCGCGATCCTGCTGAGGGGGCCCACGGACTCCCTGGCGCTGGAACGGGCCGGCTCGGGCTGGACCGTCAACGGCTACGAGTCGGATCCGGAGGCCGTCACGCGATTCCTGCGGGCGCTCGCGTCCTCGGACGTGGCCGGTGTGGCCGCCAACAACCCCGCGAACCACGAGCGCCTGGGCGTGGCAGGGCCAGATGCGTGGACGCTTCGTCTGGAGACGGTCGACGGGCATCCGTACGAGATCATCCTGGGGAAGACGGGCACTCGCTTTGGCACCGCCTTCGCCCGCTTGCCCGGCGAGGATGCCGTGGTGAGCCTGGTGGGCGATTTGAGGCCCAGCACCGTCCGTTCCCTGGACCAGTGGCGCAACAAGAACGTGGCCGCAGTCGACACCGCCCGCGTGGCCACCATTCAGGTCGAGACCGGGTCGGGCGGCTACACCCTCAACCGCGACGCCTCCGCCTGGACGCTCGGGGCGGCAACGGCGGACTCCTTTACGGTTGCCACAGTGCTCGGCGAGATCTCCCGGATCAGCGCGACGGGCTTTCCCACTCCCTCCGAGGAACCGGCTGGAGAGCGGCGTACGCTCGTGGCGATCGCCAACGAGGGCGATACTCTTCTGGCGCTCGAGGGGTGGGTGGCACCAGAGACGTTCGTGGTGCGGCGTGCAGGAAGCGGGACGCTCTACGAGCTCTCGCAGTGGCGTGGTGACCGGATGATGCCGCCGCCGGACTCCCTGCGGCCGCGCTGA